From Psychrobacillus sp. FSL K6-2836, a single genomic window includes:
- the efp gene encoding elongation factor P — MISVNDFKTGLTILVDGVLYRVLDFQHVKPGKGAAFVRSKLRNLRNGSVNEKTFRAGEKVEKAQIDNRKMQYLYASGDQHVFMDTDSYEQIELSENQIEYELKFLRENMEIHVIQFQGETLGVELPKSVVLEVTETEPGIKGDTSGGGSKTASLETGLIVTVPLFINVGDKLIINTDEGSYVSRAQ, encoded by the coding sequence ATGATTTCAGTAAATGATTTTAAAACAGGCTTAACAATTTTAGTTGATGGTGTACTATACCGAGTATTGGATTTCCAACATGTTAAACCTGGTAAAGGCGCAGCATTCGTACGTTCTAAATTGAGAAATTTACGTAACGGTTCAGTAAATGAAAAAACTTTCCGTGCTGGAGAAAAAGTAGAAAAAGCACAAATTGATAACCGTAAAATGCAATATCTATATGCTAGTGGTGATCAGCATGTATTCATGGATACAGATTCTTACGAACAAATCGAACTAAGTGAAAACCAAATCGAGTATGAACTAAAATTCTTACGCGAAAATATGGAAATACATGTAATTCAATTCCAAGGAGAAACACTAGGAGTAGAATTACCAAAATCAGTAGTTCTTGAAGTTACAGAAACAGAACCAGGTATTAAAGGTGATACTTCGGGTGGTGGTTCTAAAACTGCTAGTCTTGAAACTGGTTTAATAGTAACGGTTCCATTGTTCATCAATGTTGGAGATAAACTAATTATCAATACAGATGAAGGTTCATACGTATCAAGAGCTCAATAA
- a CDS encoding lipoate--protein ligase family protein — protein MEKAKWYFINSGPCSPSYNMAMDEALLDWHSEGLIPPVIRFYEWNPATLSIGYFQSVEKEIDMDAVKRLGLGFVRRPTGGRGVLHEHELTYSVIVTESYPSMPATVTEAYRVISEGLLLGFQNLGLDAYFSVPNTDEQKENLKKPKSAVCFDTPSWYELVVEGKKVAGSAQTRQKGVILQHGAILLDLDEDKLIQTFKFASEAVRNRVSKSLSQKAVSINKIIPKPITIEECKAAFKKGFADALDIELVEYKLTQQQQDYVKELESTRYANDEWNYKK, from the coding sequence GTGGAAAAAGCAAAATGGTACTTCATAAATTCTGGACCCTGTAGTCCATCTTACAATATGGCGATGGATGAAGCGCTACTAGATTGGCATAGTGAAGGTCTTATTCCTCCGGTTATAAGATTTTACGAATGGAATCCAGCTACCTTATCAATTGGTTATTTTCAATCAGTGGAAAAAGAAATTGATATGGATGCTGTAAAAAGATTAGGACTTGGTTTTGTGCGTAGACCAACTGGAGGAAGAGGGGTACTTCACGAACATGAACTTACATACAGTGTGATCGTTACGGAGAGCTACCCGAGTATGCCAGCTACTGTAACAGAGGCTTATCGTGTTATTAGTGAGGGTTTACTGTTAGGGTTTCAAAACCTTGGATTAGACGCTTATTTTTCTGTTCCGAATACAGATGAACAAAAAGAAAATTTAAAAAAACCAAAATCAGCAGTATGTTTTGATACTCCAAGCTGGTATGAACTTGTAGTTGAAGGAAAAAAAGTTGCTGGTAGTGCGCAAACAAGACAAAAAGGTGTTATTCTACAACATGGTGCAATTTTACTTGATCTCGATGAAGATAAATTAATTCAGACGTTTAAATTTGCTTCGGAAGCGGTAAGAAACAGAGTAAGTAAAAGCTTATCGCAAAAAGCTGTTTCCATTAACAAAATAATACCAAAACCGATAACGATAGAAGAATGCAAAGCAGCTTTTAAAAAAGGATTTGCGGATGCATTGGATATTGAATTGGTAGAATATAAATTAACGCAACAACAGCAAGATTACGTAAAAGAACTAGAATCGACACGGTATGCAAATGATGAATGGAATTATAAAAAATAA
- a CDS encoding rhodanese-like domain-containing protein encodes MLELLYFVIAILVVLLVYAGISAYRLKKIVTNLTQEQFIEGYRKAQLIDVREPKEFDGGHILGARNIPSSQFRQRYKEIRPDKPVYLYDQSGARSSRSAMFLKKKGYTQLFQLQGGFKSWTGKVKSK; translated from the coding sequence GTGTTAGAATTATTGTATTTTGTCATCGCTATACTTGTTGTACTTTTAGTCTATGCTGGAATCTCGGCATACCGTTTAAAGAAAATTGTTACTAACCTCACGCAAGAGCAATTCATTGAAGGCTATCGTAAAGCCCAACTGATTGATGTTCGTGAACCAAAAGAGTTTGATGGCGGACATATTTTGGGAGCAAGAAATATCCCTTCATCTCAATTTCGTCAACGCTACAAAGAAATCCGTCCAGATAAGCCAGTGTATTTGTATGATCAAAGTGGCGCAAGAAGTTCTCGTTCAGCAATGTTTTTAAAGAAAAAAGGATATACACAATTATTCCAGCTCCAAGGTGGGTTCAAATCTTGGACAGGTAAAGTTAAATCTAAGTAA
- a CDS encoding M24 family metallopeptidase, with the protein MKLGKLRAALEENGVDALLITNGYSRGYMTGFTGTAGVAIISKNDAVFITDFRYTEQAASQIKDFRIVQHKKTMIEEIATQVTDMGINSLGFEKDDVTYSDFELYKQAIQADLVPLSGLVEKIRLIKTDEEISIIKAACRIADEAYEHIVTYIKPGMTELDVSNELEFFMRKKGATSSSFDIIVASGTRSALPHGVATDKVIENGDFVTLDFGALYNGYISDTTRTLAVGEPSDQLKEIYQVVLDSQLLALEKVKPGMTGKEADAIARDYIASKGYGEAFGHSLGHGIGLEVHEGPGLSFRSDIVLEPGMVITIEPGIYLPNIGGVRIEDDALVTENGLEKLTHSTKELLILA; encoded by the coding sequence ATGAAACTAGGTAAATTACGTGCAGCACTTGAAGAAAATGGAGTCGACGCTTTATTAATAACGAATGGTTATAGTCGCGGATATATGACTGGATTTACTGGTACGGCTGGTGTTGCGATCATTTCTAAAAATGATGCGGTATTTATAACGGATTTCCGTTACACGGAGCAAGCAGCAAGTCAAATTAAGGATTTCCGCATTGTACAACATAAAAAAACGATGATCGAAGAAATTGCTACTCAAGTTACAGATATGGGGATAAATTCATTAGGATTTGAAAAAGATGATGTAACATATAGTGACTTTGAACTATACAAACAAGCTATACAGGCTGATTTAGTGCCACTTTCAGGGCTTGTTGAAAAAATTCGCTTGATTAAGACGGACGAAGAGATTAGTATAATAAAGGCAGCTTGTCGTATTGCTGATGAGGCATATGAACATATCGTAACTTACATAAAACCAGGTATGACAGAGCTTGATGTATCCAATGAATTGGAATTTTTCATGCGCAAAAAAGGAGCAACTTCCTCTTCCTTTGATATAATAGTTGCTTCTGGAACACGTTCAGCACTTCCACACGGGGTTGCTACTGATAAGGTCATTGAAAATGGAGATTTTGTAACATTAGATTTCGGTGCATTATACAATGGGTATATTTCAGATACTACACGTACGTTAGCTGTTGGAGAACCAAGTGATCAATTGAAAGAGATTTATCAAGTAGTTCTCGACTCTCAACTATTAGCTTTAGAAAAAGTTAAACCTGGAATGACTGGAAAAGAAGCAGACGCTATTGCTAGGGATTATATTGCTTCAAAAGGTTATGGAGAAGCATTTGGTCACTCATTAGGTCATGGAATCGGATTAGAAGTACATGAGGGTCCTGGATTATCATTCCGTTCTGATATTGTTTTGGAGCCAGGTATGGTTATTACGATAGAACCAGGTATTTACTTGCCGAATATTGGTGGAGTGCGAATCGAAGATGATGCTCTTGTTACGGAGAATGGTTTAGAAAAGTTAACGCATTCGACAAAAGAATTACTAATTTTAGCTTAA
- a CDS encoding vitamin B12-dependent ribonucleotide reductase, protein MVTTKNETKLTLNVEALNKDIQLFPQVHPITQDMTLTHKGVSRLVMIDRYSFKDTEKKTLKAGDFVVLTVKEDPKFPARGLGYIVSINEQAKTAEVQIEEDYRSAIDDAAKIESGIITRPLSVIEKPLEVYYEQIAKRNATGLASVEETEEKRSEWFEKFYKQLVSLKFIPAGRVLYGAGTGTDVTYFNCYVMPFVADSREGISDHRKQVMEIMSRGGGVGTNGSTLRPRNTLARGVNGKSSGSVSWLDDIAKLTHLVEQGGSRRGAQMIMLADWHPDIAEFIISKMQNPRILRFLIENTNDETIKQLAKDKLKFKPLTIQEEAMYQGIINYKTIPGLGGFNDEIIRDAETKLRDGGTYSVHNSEFLTGANISVTLTDDFMKAVEEDGDFELRFPATEAYSPEEMNFYNENWHKIGDVREWESMGYEVRTYRTVKAKELWNLINICATYSAEPGVFFIDNANEKTNATAYGQKVVATNPCGEQPLAPYSVCNLAAVNLAQFANKETKTVDYEALKETVRVGVRMQDNVIDATPYFLEENKVQALGERRVGLGVMGLADLLIYCEKEYGSDEGNVLVDEIFKTIAIAAYETSAELAVERGSFPFLTGETEEETKRLRKAFTETGFMSSMPEEIRNSILENGIRNSHLLTVAPTGSTGTMVGVSTGLEPYYSFTYYRSGRLGKFIEVKADIVQEYLERNEAAEEENLPNWFVTAMELAPEAHADVQCIIQRWIDSSISKTVNAPRGYTVEQVEGVYERLYRGGAKGGTVYVDGSRDSQVLTLKAEENTLEDHPKEEKVEKRHVVLIDTIQDLRSTNVTIGSEVGNTCPVCRKGTVEEMGGCNTCTNCNAQLKCGL, encoded by the coding sequence ATGGTAACTACCAAAAATGAAACCAAACTTACTTTAAATGTCGAAGCATTAAACAAAGATATCCAATTATTTCCACAAGTTCACCCTATCACGCAAGATATGACACTTACACATAAAGGTGTGTCGAGACTTGTCATGATTGATCGCTATTCTTTTAAGGATACAGAAAAGAAAACGTTAAAAGCGGGCGATTTTGTCGTTCTAACCGTGAAAGAAGATCCTAAATTCCCAGCACGTGGACTGGGCTATATCGTCTCTATTAACGAACAAGCAAAAACAGCTGAGGTGCAGATCGAGGAAGATTACCGAAGTGCAATTGACGATGCTGCTAAAATCGAGTCTGGAATTATTACTCGTCCTTTAAGTGTCATTGAAAAACCTCTTGAAGTTTATTACGAGCAAATTGCCAAAAGAAATGCAACAGGACTTGCTTCTGTAGAAGAAACAGAAGAAAAACGTAGTGAATGGTTCGAGAAATTCTACAAACAACTAGTTTCTTTGAAATTCATCCCAGCTGGACGAGTACTTTATGGTGCTGGAACGGGAACAGATGTAACATATTTTAACTGTTATGTAATGCCATTCGTTGCGGATTCTCGTGAGGGGATCAGTGATCACCGTAAGCAAGTAATGGAAATTATGAGCCGTGGTGGTGGAGTTGGTACAAATGGTTCTACTCTAAGACCTAGAAATACTTTAGCTCGCGGAGTGAACGGAAAATCATCAGGTTCTGTTTCATGGTTAGATGATATAGCTAAACTGACTCATCTTGTTGAACAAGGTGGATCACGGAGAGGCGCACAAATGATCATGCTAGCAGATTGGCACCCTGATATTGCAGAATTTATAATTTCTAAAATGCAAAATCCGCGTATTCTACGTTTCTTGATTGAAAATACAAATGATGAAACGATTAAGCAACTTGCGAAGGACAAGCTTAAATTCAAACCCCTTACTATCCAGGAAGAAGCTATGTATCAAGGTATTATTAATTATAAAACGATTCCAGGTCTAGGTGGATTTAATGATGAGATAATTCGTGATGCGGAAACAAAATTACGTGATGGCGGAACTTATTCTGTTCATAATTCCGAGTTTTTGACTGGTGCAAATATCTCCGTTACGCTTACAGATGATTTTATGAAGGCAGTGGAAGAAGATGGCGACTTTGAATTACGTTTCCCTGCAACCGAAGCTTATTCACCAGAAGAGATGAATTTCTACAATGAAAATTGGCATAAAATTGGCGATGTTCGTGAGTGGGAAAGCATGGGCTATGAAGTTCGTACTTATCGCACAGTAAAAGCGAAAGAGCTATGGAATTTGATTAATATTTGTGCTACTTATTCAGCGGAACCAGGTGTTTTCTTCATCGATAATGCTAATGAAAAAACCAATGCAACAGCATACGGACAAAAAGTTGTCGCAACTAATCCTTGTGGCGAACAACCACTTGCACCTTATTCTGTATGTAACTTGGCTGCCGTGAATTTAGCGCAATTTGCAAATAAGGAAACGAAAACAGTGGATTATGAAGCGTTGAAAGAAACGGTTCGTGTTGGTGTACGTATGCAAGATAACGTGATCGATGCGACGCCATATTTCTTAGAAGAAAATAAAGTACAAGCACTTGGCGAAAGACGTGTAGGTTTAGGTGTGATGGGTCTTGCCGACTTGTTAATCTATTGTGAAAAAGAGTATGGTTCGGATGAAGGTAACGTTTTAGTGGACGAAATATTTAAAACAATTGCGATTGCTGCATATGAAACATCGGCGGAACTTGCCGTAGAACGTGGAAGCTTCCCATTCTTAACTGGTGAAACAGAAGAGGAAACAAAACGTTTGCGTAAAGCATTTACGGAAACTGGATTTATGAGTTCAATGCCAGAAGAAATTCGAAACTCTATTTTAGAAAATGGTATCCGAAATTCCCACTTGTTAACAGTTGCACCTACAGGATCTACTGGAACAATGGTTGGTGTTTCTACTGGACTTGAGCCGTATTATTCATTCACTTATTATAGAAGTGGTCGTTTAGGTAAATTCATCGAAGTAAAAGCAGATATTGTACAAGAATATTTAGAACGTAATGAAGCAGCTGAAGAAGAAAATCTTCCAAATTGGTTCGTTACAGCTATGGAGCTTGCTCCAGAAGCACATGCAGATGTGCAATGTATCATTCAGCGCTGGATTGATAGCTCTATTTCTAAAACGGTTAACGCGCCTCGTGGATATACGGTTGAACAGGTAGAAGGAGTGTACGAACGTCTATATCGCGGTGGAGCTAAGGGTGGTACTGTGTATGTCGATGGAAGTCGTGACTCGCAAGTACTAACGTTAAAAGCAGAGGAAAATACATTAGAAGATCATCCAAAAGAAGAAAAAGTAGAAAAAAGACATGTCGTTTTAATAGATACAATTCAAGACTTACGTTCAACTAATGTAACAATTGGTTCAGAAGTTGGAAACACATGCCCTGTTTGTCGTAAAGGTACAGTAGAAGAAATGGGTGGATGTAACACATGCACCAACTGTAATGCTCAACTAAAATGTGGCTTGTAA
- a CDS encoding SpoIIIAC/SpoIIIAD family protein, giving the protein MELHDVLRVAGIGILIAILHLFFESTGKKEYAFFLFFVGYIYMTIELLRLLRLFFYEISTFLEWLMMTS; this is encoded by the coding sequence GTGGAACTTCACGATGTACTTCGAGTTGCGGGAATTGGTATTTTAATAGCTATTCTTCACTTGTTTTTTGAATCTACAGGTAAAAAGGAGTATGCATTTTTTTTGTTTTTTGTTGGTTATATATATATGACAATTGAATTATTGCGACTGTTGAGACTATTTTTTTACGAAATATCTACATTTTTAGAATGGCTTATGATGACGAGTTAG
- a CDS encoding ATP-binding protein: MQKHILFSHEESYRHTHPHYEDFAIISRRMITLLNEHTNDNWQSIDIGESILQLDGNLLEMMEKGLLQYEVLCSIFETKSQGKISNKTLLSFENKLEVVETFENNLILFPQYNVALTLAFNYSGGNTWPEYQFFSTSVEQALNFLQEINEKLRQLLMQSVTYLVDTENGVQRRNYGEQAAVSREDVLLAESIKQDIFRSIDEFFKKDGHFFKDYGLPYKRGILLYGAPGNGKTTLVKSITGSTKAPVVYWQITEFTGSHSIQEVFGIVTRLAPAILVIEDIDSMPEYTRSVFLNTLDGAQSREGLFIIGTTNYPQKIDPALINRAGRFDRAYEIPSPTEKVRQNYLRKLDIKGIFSDDQVKEMAKLSKGLSMSQLNELYMSVALNWHYDGKLDYEKRIEELTKQNNRTNKNKWENDDNSIGFNY, encoded by the coding sequence ATGCAAAAACATATATTATTTTCTCATGAAGAAAGTTATAGACATACTCACCCGCATTATGAAGACTTTGCTATTATTTCTAGACGAATGATTACCTTATTGAACGAACATACAAATGATAATTGGCAATCGATCGACATTGGCGAATCCATCCTCCAATTGGATGGAAACTTGTTAGAAATGATGGAAAAAGGCTTGCTACAATATGAAGTGTTATGTTCCATTTTCGAAACAAAGTCTCAAGGCAAAATTTCTAATAAGACTCTATTATCCTTCGAGAATAAATTAGAGGTTGTAGAAACCTTTGAAAATAATTTGATTTTATTTCCACAATATAATGTGGCATTAACCTTAGCATTTAACTATTCTGGCGGAAATACATGGCCAGAATATCAATTTTTTTCAACATCTGTTGAACAGGCACTAAATTTTTTACAAGAAATCAACGAAAAGCTACGACAATTATTAATGCAGTCCGTTACTTATCTTGTTGATACGGAAAATGGTGTCCAGCGTAGAAATTACGGAGAGCAAGCAGCTGTTAGTAGAGAAGATGTCCTCCTAGCAGAAAGTATTAAACAGGATATTTTTCGCTCGATTGATGAATTTTTTAAAAAAGACGGACATTTTTTCAAAGATTACGGACTTCCCTACAAACGCGGAATCCTCTTATATGGAGCTCCGGGTAACGGGAAGACAACATTAGTAAAATCGATAACAGGCTCCACTAAAGCTCCAGTAGTCTATTGGCAGATTACAGAATTTACTGGTAGTCATTCCATCCAAGAAGTATTTGGTATTGTTACAAGACTAGCTCCTGCCATTTTAGTTATTGAGGATATAGATTCTATGCCAGAATACACTCGATCGGTCTTTTTAAACACGCTGGACGGCGCCCAATCCAGAGAAGGACTATTTATCATAGGGACAACCAACTACCCTCAAAAAATCGATCCTGCGCTTATTAATCGTGCCGGTCGTTTTGATCGAGCATATGAAATTCCTTCTCCAACAGAAAAAGTGCGACAAAACTATTTACGTAAACTCGATATCAAAGGAATTTTCTCTGATGATCAAGTAAAAGAGATGGCAAAGCTCTCTAAAGGGCTATCCATGTCGCAACTAAATGAATTGTATATGTCTGTTGCTCTAAACTGGCACTATGACGGGAAGTTAGATTACGAGAAGAGAATCGAAGAATTAACGAAGCAAAATAACCGAACAAATAAAAATAAATGGGAAAACGATGATAATTCAATTGGGTTTAACTATTAA